The Stenotrophomonas maltophilia genome includes a region encoding these proteins:
- a CDS encoding sensor domain-containing diguanylate cyclase — MDEAERLLEIERLHLLDTPPEPVFDAIVAAARAATGLTMGLITVVAEDRQWFKANIGLEGVSETAREISFCTHAIRQDELFEIPDARQDPRFSTNPLVTGGPRIRHYAGIPLGSTHGARIGTLCLLDPMPGVLSPSQRELMVHLARVTTQVLEQRSTLMAQVGQAKALHRELKRSVDFLERTNRAARVGGWEMDLLTNEVRWTRETKQLHGVRSNFTPTLETALSFYREDSRNIIQAAVQRCIDEGTSWEVQLPMTTADGRAIWTRVVGSRQQVDGHPRLVGAIQDITDERAALDALEASETRYRRLFHYSLGLICTHTLDGTLTSVNPAAVQSLGFEESQMIGRSLCDLMPPEKREGFRAYLARIQANHTDAGVIELIAADGTRHYWAYHNVLDNEASPPYVLGHAQDVTALRMQEQQLRDMSFKDPLTQCYNRRYLHRLDELIDERWACVMFDLDHFKHINDTQGHRRGDAVLVEFATFLRSPLGKDETVVRLGGDEFMVVLVAPANGRLSELEHWYQDHAALSPSAFSMGAAINTAGEPVADTIQKADSRLYRTRARVRRERREDPAAR; from the coding sequence ATGGACGAAGCCGAACGACTGCTCGAAATCGAACGACTGCACCTGTTGGATACGCCACCGGAGCCGGTGTTCGATGCCATCGTCGCCGCGGCCCGCGCCGCGACCGGACTGACCATGGGCCTGATCACCGTGGTGGCCGAAGACCGCCAATGGTTCAAGGCCAACATCGGCCTGGAGGGCGTCAGCGAGACCGCCCGCGAGATCTCCTTCTGCACCCATGCCATACGCCAGGACGAGCTGTTCGAGATTCCCGATGCGCGCCAGGACCCACGCTTTTCCACCAATCCACTGGTCACCGGTGGGCCGCGCATCCGCCACTACGCCGGCATTCCCCTGGGATCGACGCACGGCGCACGCATCGGCACGCTGTGCCTGCTCGACCCGATGCCCGGCGTGCTGTCACCCTCCCAGCGCGAACTGATGGTGCATCTGGCTCGGGTCACCACCCAGGTGCTGGAACAGCGCAGCACCCTCATGGCGCAGGTTGGCCAGGCCAAGGCGCTGCATCGCGAGCTGAAACGCAGTGTGGACTTCCTGGAGCGTACCAACCGTGCCGCACGGGTAGGCGGCTGGGAGATGGACCTGCTGACCAACGAGGTGCGCTGGACACGGGAAACCAAGCAGTTGCATGGCGTACGCAGCAACTTCACGCCCACGTTGGAGACCGCACTCTCGTTCTATCGCGAGGACAGCCGCAATATCATCCAGGCGGCGGTACAGCGCTGCATCGACGAGGGGACATCCTGGGAAGTACAGCTGCCGATGACCACGGCCGACGGGCGCGCGATCTGGACCCGGGTGGTCGGCAGCCGGCAACAGGTCGACGGCCATCCGCGCCTGGTCGGGGCGATCCAGGACATCACGGACGAACGAGCCGCGCTGGACGCGCTGGAAGCGAGCGAAACCCGCTACCGTCGGCTGTTCCACTACAGCCTGGGCCTGATCTGCACCCACACGCTGGATGGGACATTGACCTCGGTGAATCCGGCGGCGGTGCAGTCGCTGGGCTTCGAGGAAAGCCAGATGATCGGGCGCAGCCTGTGTGACTTGATGCCGCCGGAAAAACGCGAAGGCTTCAGGGCCTACCTCGCCCGGATCCAGGCAAACCACACCGACGCTGGCGTGATCGAGCTGATTGCCGCCGATGGTACGCGCCACTACTGGGCGTACCACAACGTGCTCGACAACGAAGCCAGCCCGCCCTACGTGCTGGGGCATGCACAGGACGTCACCGCGCTGAGGATGCAGGAGCAGCAGCTGCGCGACATGTCCTTCAAGGATCCGCTCACGCAGTGCTACAACCGGCGTTACCTGCACCGGCTGGATGAACTGATTGACGAGCGCTGGGCCTGCGTGATGTTCGATCTGGACCATTTCAAGCACATCAACGACACCCAGGGCCACCGCCGTGGCGATGCCGTGCTGGTCGAGTTCGCCACCTTCCTGCGCTCGCCGCTGGGCAAGGACGAGACCGTGGTACGGCTGGGGGGCGACGAGTTCATGGTAGTGCTGGTCGCGCCAGCGAATGGCCGCCTGAGCGAACTCGAGCACTGGTACCAGGACCACGCCGCGCTTTCGCCCAGCGCGTTCTCGATGGGCGCGGCCATCAACACGGCCGGTGAGCCCGTGGCCGACACCATCCAGAAGGCGGACAGCCGCCTGTACCGAACCCGCGCGCGCGTGCGTCGGGAGCGACGCGAGGACCCTGCCGCGCGTTGA
- the xth gene encoding exodeoxyribonuclease III produces the protein MPRRKTLRIATFNVNGIGTRLPQLLDWLHRESPDVVALQELKATDAAFPAAALEEAGYGALWQGEARWNGVALLARGTMPVESRRRLPGEPKDTQSRYLEAAVHGVIVGALYLPNGNPQPGPKFDYKLRWMERLIRHARSLVELPHPALLLGDFNVIPTDADVYDPKAWRRDALFQPEVRDAFERLLAQGWTDALRKVHGDATIYTFWDYFRQHAERDRGLRIDHLLLNPVLAERLKDAGVDRWVRLQEKASDHAPAWVTVRA, from the coding sequence ATGCCCCGCCGCAAAACGCTTCGTATTGCGACGTTCAACGTCAACGGCATCGGCACGCGCCTGCCGCAGCTGCTGGACTGGCTGCACAGGGAATCGCCGGACGTGGTTGCCCTGCAGGAGCTGAAGGCCACCGACGCCGCGTTTCCCGCTGCGGCATTGGAAGAGGCCGGCTACGGTGCGCTCTGGCAGGGTGAGGCGCGCTGGAACGGCGTGGCGCTGCTGGCCCGGGGGACCATGCCGGTCGAGAGCCGCCGCCGATTGCCGGGCGAACCCAAGGATACGCAGAGTCGCTACCTGGAGGCGGCGGTGCACGGCGTCATCGTGGGTGCCCTCTACCTGCCCAACGGCAACCCGCAGCCCGGGCCCAAGTTCGACTACAAGCTGCGCTGGATGGAACGCCTGATCCGGCATGCACGCAGCCTGGTCGAGCTGCCGCACCCGGCGCTGCTGCTGGGTGATTTCAACGTGATTCCCACAGACGCCGATGTCTATGATCCCAAGGCCTGGCGGCGCGATGCGCTGTTCCAGCCCGAGGTTCGCGATGCCTTCGAACGGCTGCTCGCGCAGGGCTGGACCGATGCGCTGCGGAAGGTGCACGGCGACGCCACGATCTACACCTTCTGGGACTATTTCCGCCAGCACGCCGAGCGCGACCGTGGGCTGCGCATCGATCATCTGCTGTTGAATCCCGTATTGGCGGAGCGACTGAAGGATGCGGGCGTCGACCGTTGGGTGCGGCTGCAGGAAAAGGCCAGCGACCACGCGCCGGCCTGGGTGACGGTGCGGGCTTGA
- a CDS encoding cation diffusion facilitator family transporter yields the protein MSAPTGSRLVIYAALAGNLAIAIAKFIAAGISGSSAMLSEGVHSLVDTLNELLLLYGLRRAGKAPDPVHPFGYGRELYFWSFIVALLVFAAGAGVSAYEGIQHIRRPEPATNHALSYSVLGISILFEGASWWIALREFRRTKGKLGYFEAFRRSKDPSTFTVLLEDSAALLGLGFALIGLVAAQVLDMPVLDGVASLCIAGVLAATAFLLARETKGLLVGEPAHPAVAERIMAVAETDPDLRRANGVTTMQMGPEQVVAMLSAEFEDDRKTPQIEACITRIESAVKREYPELVALFIKPQTPEVYAARRATLAVPPAPE from the coding sequence ATGTCCGCTCCCACAGGTTCCCGTCTGGTCATCTACGCCGCCCTCGCGGGCAACCTGGCCATCGCCATCGCCAAGTTCATTGCTGCCGGCATCTCCGGCAGCTCGGCCATGCTCAGTGAGGGCGTGCATTCGCTGGTCGACACATTGAATGAACTCCTGCTGCTGTACGGCCTGCGCCGCGCCGGCAAGGCGCCAGACCCCGTGCATCCGTTCGGCTACGGCCGAGAGCTGTACTTCTGGAGCTTCATCGTCGCCCTGCTGGTGTTCGCCGCCGGCGCCGGTGTTTCGGCCTACGAGGGCATCCAGCACATCCGCCGGCCGGAGCCGGCCACCAACCACGCGTTGAGCTACAGCGTGCTGGGCATCTCCATCCTGTTCGAGGGAGCTTCATGGTGGATCGCGCTACGGGAGTTCCGGCGTACCAAGGGCAAACTGGGCTACTTCGAAGCCTTCCGTCGCAGCAAGGACCCGTCCACCTTCACCGTGCTGCTGGAGGATAGCGCGGCCCTGCTGGGCCTGGGTTTCGCGCTGATCGGGCTCGTGGCCGCCCAGGTCCTGGACATGCCGGTGCTTGATGGTGTGGCGTCGCTGTGCATCGCTGGCGTGCTTGCCGCCACCGCCTTTCTTCTCGCACGCGAAACCAAGGGACTGCTGGTGGGTGAGCCGGCCCACCCGGCCGTGGCCGAGCGGATCATGGCCGTGGCGGAAACCGATCCGGACCTGCGCCGCGCAAATGGCGTGACCACCATGCAGATGGGCCCCGAACAGGTTGTGGCCATGCTCAGCGCCGAGTTCGAGGATGACCGGAAGACACCGCAGATCGAGGCGTGCATCACCCGCATCGAATCAGCCGTGAAGCGCGAGTATCCGGAACTGGTGGCACTGTTCATCAAGCCGCAGACGCCCGAGGTCTACGCCGCCCGGCGCGCCACGCTGGCGGTACCGCCCGCGCCGGAATGA
- a CDS encoding DNA-3-methyladenine glycosylase, translating to MPDWLPASLQILPRSFYRRPPVEVAPELLNKLLVRDDGRTGRIVEVEAYAGSVDPAAHSYRGQTPRTASMFGEAGHLYVYFTYGMHWGSNVVCGEVGEGVAVLLRAIEPLLGLERMRELRPAARRDHDLASGPGKLSQAFGLDRSFDGADLVTGNHGIVIASDGVPPPEDPVVGPRIGITRAVDFPWRWHIRDHRHVSIQPRRASAPASKR from the coding sequence GTGCCGGATTGGTTGCCCGCCTCTCTTCAGATCCTCCCGCGCAGCTTCTACCGGCGCCCGCCCGTTGAGGTTGCGCCCGAGCTGCTCAACAAACTTCTGGTCCGTGACGATGGCCGAACGGGTCGCATCGTTGAAGTCGAAGCGTACGCGGGCAGCGTCGATCCGGCGGCGCACTCCTATCGCGGGCAGACGCCGCGCACGGCCAGCATGTTCGGCGAGGCCGGCCACCTGTATGTCTACTTCACTTACGGCATGCACTGGGGCAGCAACGTTGTCTGCGGCGAAGTGGGTGAAGGCGTGGCGGTGCTGCTGCGGGCCATCGAGCCGCTGCTGGGCCTGGAGCGCATGCGCGAACTGCGTCCCGCCGCGCGCCGCGACCACGATCTGGCCAGCGGGCCCGGCAAGCTCTCGCAGGCCTTCGGGCTGGACCGCAGCTTCGACGGCGCTGATCTGGTGACCGGCAACCACGGCATTGTCATCGCCAGCGACGGCGTGCCGCCGCCGGAGGATCCAGTGGTTGGGCCCCGCATCGGCATCACCCGCGCTGTTGATTTCCCCTGGCGTTGGCACATCCGTGATCACCGTCACGTATCGATCCAGCCACGTCGCGCTTCCGCCCCAGCGAGTAAACGATGA
- a CDS encoding alpha-amylase family protein, whose product MAVRPLRAIYQVDPYLFRDSQGRGWGTLDGITEKLDYLQWLGISHVWLLPFYCNAGRDGGYDVTDHYRIDPRLGDETAFQRLVDAADARGIGIIVELVMQHTASAHPWFVAAQQGDPAWRRWYLWSDHMPDDGLQPMFPPIEASVWTWDATAGAFNRHMFYRHEPDLDLAHAPVREELLRVMTFWLQRGVAGFRVDAVPYMVERARHADPRDDGLWLLEAMRATADAQQPGLPLIGEADVRASHYGDFLCHGRRLSHLLDFHLNNHFFLALARGDASEVARVMAEYGPHAPPDTRIAWLRNNDELDLEQLEPDEREAVMERFAPERGMRIYGRGIRRRLAPMLEGDIAWQAMAWAALLSLGQVPVIRYGEEIGLGDCLELPERNAVRMPMHWHNGLGAGFTDEPRHAWRAPPADGPYGYRTVNVEAQRATPGSLLLRVRELLQQRNAHSVLQQGPHTLDQPSPALLMLRYGEAPHQALALINFGDEPVEVDVPLRGPLNTLVGHGAKLQGRRCYLQGHGYTWLAAEGA is encoded by the coding sequence ATGGCGGTGCGTCCGCTGCGCGCGATCTACCAGGTCGACCCGTATCTGTTCCGCGACAGCCAAGGCCGCGGCTGGGGCACCCTGGATGGCATCACCGAAAAGCTGGACTACCTGCAGTGGCTCGGCATCAGCCATGTGTGGCTGCTGCCGTTCTACTGCAACGCCGGCCGTGATGGCGGCTACGATGTCACCGATCACTACCGCATCGATCCACGCCTGGGCGACGAGACCGCCTTCCAGCGCCTGGTCGATGCGGCCGACGCGCGCGGCATCGGCATCATCGTCGAACTGGTGATGCAGCACACCGCCAGCGCGCACCCGTGGTTCGTCGCCGCACAGCAGGGCGACCCGGCCTGGCGCCGCTGGTACCTGTGGAGCGACCACATGCCTGACGACGGCCTGCAGCCGATGTTCCCGCCGATCGAGGCCTCTGTCTGGACATGGGATGCCACGGCCGGCGCGTTCAACCGGCACATGTTCTACCGGCACGAGCCAGACCTCGACCTGGCCCATGCCCCGGTACGCGAGGAACTGCTGCGGGTAATGACGTTCTGGCTGCAGCGTGGCGTGGCCGGCTTCCGCGTGGACGCCGTTCCGTACATGGTCGAGCGCGCCCGCCACGCCGACCCGCGCGACGACGGGCTGTGGCTGCTGGAGGCGATGCGCGCCACGGCAGACGCGCAGCAACCAGGGCTGCCACTGATCGGCGAAGCGGATGTCCGCGCGTCCCACTACGGTGACTTCCTGTGCCACGGGCGGCGGCTTTCGCACCTGCTGGATTTCCACCTCAACAATCATTTCTTCCTCGCACTGGCACGTGGCGATGCCAGCGAAGTGGCGCGGGTCATGGCCGAGTACGGCCCGCACGCGCCGCCGGACACACGCATTGCCTGGCTGCGCAACAATGATGAACTGGACCTTGAGCAGTTGGAGCCGGATGAGCGCGAAGCGGTGATGGAACGCTTCGCCCCTGAGCGTGGCATGCGCATCTATGGCCGTGGCATCCGCCGCCGGCTGGCACCGATGCTGGAGGGCGACATCGCATGGCAGGCCATGGCCTGGGCGGCGCTGCTGTCGCTGGGCCAGGTGCCGGTGATCCGCTATGGCGAAGAGATCGGCCTCGGTGATTGCCTGGAACTGCCCGAACGCAATGCCGTGCGCATGCCGATGCACTGGCATAACGGCCTAGGGGCTGGGTTCACCGACGAACCGCGGCATGCCTGGCGCGCGCCACCGGCAGACGGCCCCTACGGTTACCGCACGGTGAACGTCGAGGCGCAACGCGCGACGCCAGGTTCACTGCTGCTGCGGGTGCGCGAGCTGCTGCAGCAGCGCAATGCACATTCCGTGCTGCAGCAGGGTCCTCACACGCTCGACCAACCCTCACCTGCGCTGCTGATGCTCCGCTACGGTGAGGCACCTCATCAGGCACTGGCACTGATCAACTTCGGCGACGAGCCGGTCGAGGTGGACGTGCCCCTGCGCGGCCCGCTGAACACGCTGGTGGGCCACGGCGCCAAACTGCAGGGTCGCCGCTGTTACCTGCAGGGTCACGGCTATACGTGGCTGGCTGCCGAAGGTGCCTGA
- a CDS encoding AprI/Inh family metalloprotease inhibitor, with protein sequence MAAVLARTCLSALCCLALPALAQDASFGFGEQTTHTDQTTQSSSSQTQSSGAVTTQTITSGSSQSESRSESKEIDLGFGFHDDNDDWGHDRHRGGRDVRDSDLFGSWTLGQENGNTCSIELKNIEWFGGYSAYVPAGCPDGFFSANRWVLSGNQLLLTDTSNTVFGRFRASGGGRWTGYRESDGARLYLNPKGR encoded by the coding sequence ATGGCTGCCGTGCTCGCCCGTACCTGCCTGTCCGCGTTGTGCTGCCTGGCCCTGCCCGCCCTGGCCCAGGACGCCTCGTTCGGCTTCGGCGAACAGACCACCCACACCGACCAGACCACGCAATCCAGCAGCAGCCAGACCCAGAGCAGTGGCGCGGTGACCACCCAGACCATCACCAGCGGCAGCTCGCAGTCCGAGTCACGCAGCGAAAGCAAAGAGATCGACTTGGGCTTCGGTTTCCACGACGACAACGACGACTGGGGCCACGACCGCCACCGTGGCGGCCGCGATGTGCGCGACAGCGATCTGTTCGGCAGCTGGACGCTGGGCCAGGAGAACGGCAACACCTGCTCCATCGAGCTGAAGAACATCGAGTGGTTCGGCGGCTACAGTGCCTACGTGCCCGCCGGCTGCCCGGATGGCTTCTTCTCGGCCAACCGTTGGGTACTGTCGGGCAATCAGCTGCTGCTCACCGACACCAGCAACACCGTGTTCGGGCGCTTCCGCGCGTCAGGCGGTGGGCGCTGGACGGGGTACCGTGAATCGGATGGGGCGCGTTTGTACCTCAATCCCAAGGGGCGCTGA